The stretch of DNA CATCCAGAAGGTGAGAAACACCGATCCTAAACTAAGAACCGGGTAAAGTCCATTGTAGCCCAATTTAATCCGGTTGAGGATCAGCGCGACGAGCCGCCCCATCAAATAACCTAAAATCGCGCCGATGACCATCTGCTGAAAGAAAAGCAAAACCATCGAAAACAACGAAGATGCGGGGTTTTTAATCAGCTCGATTAACCCGATGGTCAGGAACATCGCCATAGGGTCATTGCTGCCGGATTCAAGCTCCAACAGGGGTTTTAAGTTGCCCTTAAGGCTGACACCTTTTGAGCGCAGGACTGAGAAAACAGCCGCGGCATCCGTCGATGACATCATTGACCCCAGCAACAACCCTTCAAGCAAGGTCAACCCCAAGACGCGCCAGGCAAACAAGCCCACAATCACTGCAGTTAACAGAACACCGACGGTCGCCAGTGAAAAACTTTCAATCATCACCGGGCGGGAGTCCTTCCACTTCGTATGAAAGCCGCCTGAAAACAGGATCAACACAAATGCAAATATGCTGAGCGTCTGCGCAAGGTTTGGGTCATCAAAGTGTATGCCCCCAATCCCTTCCGACCCGGCTAACATGCCCAGGATTAAAAACAAAAGGATTGCCGGGATTCCAAAGCGATCAGAGAGCTTACTGGAAAAGACGCTCAACGACAACAGTACAGCAACGACGACATAAACAGTGATTTCCATAATAACATCAATCTATCAGGGCGCGATCAGTGGTTAAAAATGTTTTTCAATCATACCAGCAGATATCTTTTTTTATCCACGCAAGGTTTTTATCCAAATCAAAGCTAATAATGTACCCTAAGATCAACGATGGTGCAAATGCCAAAACGAAAGTGATGAAAATTAGTTGGTCCTAAAATTCAGTCATTTGAAGGAGCAAACCTTCGCGAAGCACTCCCTGTACCCTACAAGGGCACACCAAGAAAACCCATGACAAAGTCTTCATGCAGGAATGAGTTCCAGCAATTACCAGTCATGCTACATACAACCAGCAGCAGCTTTCGCTGAGTCTATGATGGATAGTTTACGCCCGGTGATACCCCCCTTAAGGGTGGATGGGATTCCTCGTCCTGGGTCTTTGGCAGCCAGACTGTAAAAACCGTTCCCACACCCTCCTGTGTTTCCACATCGATGCGTCCCTTGTGATTGCGCACAATCCAATAGGCGATGGGCAGACCCAAACCAAAACCCGACCGATTTTCATACCGAGTGCGCGATTTTTCACCGCGGCTAAATCGCTCAAAAAGGAGTCCAAGCTCTTCCTTTGGAATTCCCTGGCCTTCATCGCGCACAACGCATTCAACCCAATCCTCATGCTGGATCAAACGGAGTTCAATGCGTTTGCCTTCGGGCGTGTAATTGATAGCATTAGCCCCCAGGTTCAAAAACGCCTGTTTCAAACGATCACGATCTCCATACACCCGCGCCTGGTCAAAATCACCCAGGTGAAGTGCATGTTTTCCGCCTGAAATGACATTCATCTCTTCAAATACTTCGAGAAGGATCTCTCCAACGTCAACTTCGACAATGGTCAGGGGCAGTTTGCCTGCTTCAGCCTGAGCCATTAATAATAAGTCTCCCACCAACCTTGATAAGCGATCCACCTCTTTTTCAATGGTATTCAGTGAATCTTCATCAAAGGTCTTCATGATGCGCATGAGCCCCACATTGCCTTTAATGACCGTCAACGGTGTGCGCAAATCGTGGCTCACATCGGCTAAAAACCGTCTTTGAGAATCAAATAAACGCTCAAGTCGTACGAAGGTTTGGTTAAAGTTTAAAGCCAAAGCATTGATCTCATCACCCGATCCGGTTGACAACGGAATTCTTTGAGAAAGGTCATTGGTGCTGGTAATCCGATTGGTAATATCAGCCATGATTGCCAGTGGAGATAAGGCATGGCCGATCACAATCCACCCTAACACAATCGAGACACAAATCGCAAAGATCGCAGAAACCAGGAAAGCAATTTTAATTAATTTCAATGTGAAGCGTATTTCGCCCAGCTCCAGGCCGGCTTGAAGACATCCGCTGGGCTGGTTGTCAACCTTCAGGGGGACTGACAGAATTCGGAAGTACTCCCCATCGATCTCAACTTCATTGAACTGGACAACCTGTTCACCCAGGGAAACCGGGTCCAGGGCATGTGTCAGCTGTGCCGCATTTTCCGACCTGGCAATCAACTGAAGGTCTGCTGACCAGATCTGAAAAAAAACATCATCAGAGAGCAGCAGGAGATCAGATCCAACGATCAGGTTGCCAGTCGAATCAGCCTGCAAATGAGAGATGATCAGGTTGGCATTGTCCTCAAGATAATCATCAATAAAATTCACAAACAGCATGCTGACAAAAGCATAAATAAGAATGCTGAGCAAGCCAATAAACCCGCTCAGCATTCCAGAATACACTAATGTCAAACGCAGCCGCAGTGACATCGCTATGGTTGAACTTCAGGCTCTCGCATAACATAGCCCACGCCACGAACCGTGTAGATTAAGCGGGGTTCGCCGCCAGCTTCAAGTTTTTGACGCAGATAACGGATGTAAACATCTAAAACATTACTCTCTCCCCCAAAATCATAATCCCAAACCTTGTCAAAAATTACTTCGCGCGACATAACCATCCTGGGGTGGCGCATGAACAGGTCTAAAAGATCAAATTCTTTCGCTGTCAACACAATCTCACGATCGCCACGCTTTGCGCGATGCGTTCCGCTGTCCAGAACAAGGTCTTCAAATTCCAGGATTTTGATCCGGTCAGCAGCCGTCCTGCGGAGTAAGGCGCGAATCCGAGCCAGCAATTCATCCATTTCAAAGGGTTTGACCATGTAATCATCTGCACCAGAATCCAAACCCTTCACCTGGTCTTCCAGGCTGTCCTTGGCGGTTAAAATCAGGATGGGTTGGTTCCCCAGTTTCTGCAAACGGCGACCAACTTCCAATCCGTCGATGTTGGGGAGCATCAGGTCTAGAATCACCAGGTCCGGCCGCTGCTCACTGGCCAATAAAAGGCCCGCTTTGCCGGTCAATGCTGTATCGACCAGGTAGCCTTCATAGGTCAGGACTCGGTTTAAGACACGCAGGATCTCCTCATCATCTTCAATAATCAAGATTCTCTCGTCCATCATTCTTCCTTTCCTTTTTCATGATCGCTTCTTGTTCATCAGGTAATCGATCTCATTTGATTTGTTTGGTAAAATTAATTAATCATGACATGTGTTTTATTGCCTAGAGGCATCCCCGTTATCAAACGGGTTCTAGATATTATTATATCATTTCCTGCATTAATCGTGCTTTCTCCGTTATTTTTGATCATCAGCATGATTGTGGTCATCCAATACGGACCTCCGATCGTGTTTAAGCAGAATCGCCCGGGCTACCAGGGCCAGATTTTCACCATCTATAAATTCAGAACAATGCACAATCGAGCAGACGAGCACGGGAATCCCTTACCGGATGCCCAACGTCTGACAAAATTTGGCCGTTTCCTGCGTGCCACCAGCCTCGACGAATTGCCCGAACTGATCAATGTTCTCAAAGGCGAGATGAGCATCGTCGGGCCGCGACCGTTGTTGGTTGAGTATCTGGATCGGTACAGCCCACACCAGTTCCGCCGTCACGAGGTTCTTCCAGGTATCACCGGGTGGGCACAGGTCCACGGCCGTAATGTCATCACCTGGCAGGAGAAATTCGACCTGGACGTCTGGTATGTTGACCATTGGTCAATTTGGCTGGATCTAAAAACGATCCTGTTGACGGTTGTTAAAGTACTGCGCCGAGAGGGCATATCTCAGCCCGGACAGGCAACGGCAGAACCGTTTTTCGGCAATCCACCCGAAACGGGTGAACCTTCATCAAGCGAACATCAACCTAAGGCGTGATTTCAATTGAAACCATGCCTGATTGTAAGTCTGTCGTCATCGCCTCAAATAAGCGGTAGCGCCCTGCAGATAATAATCCGCTGTGTCGGTCCGTCAGCACAATTAATGCTGGAACCTGCTTGCCAGCCCCTGCCGCAATGAGGTCCGGCCAGATGGCTTCCAGTGCCGGGGCTGGATCGACGGCGATTGTGCCGATCCAGTTACTTCGAGGTAGGTCCGGACTGCGATCGCTGACCACTTTGATGCCAACCTCTTCCAAGTAAGCAAATAATTCGGGTGAAGCCAAATCGCCATCCACATACATGATTTCAACAGCGATATTGGAATACTGATCAATAATAGCTCTGAAATCGTTAGCTAAAGTAGAGGTAGATACGGCTTCCCACTGCGGAAAGGTGCCATAAGGCGGAAACACCTGGTGACAGATGCCACAGAAAAAACGTGCCCCGACTTCATAGCTTTCTGCCAGCAAATCCCTGGCAGGGTTTTCTTCAGCGATCAACGCTGCGATTTTATTGTCAGACGAGGTTATTGCTGATAAATATCCTGCCATAAAGGCTTTCTGTCGCGTTTCAACAGCCGGGTTTCCAATCACACTGACGTTATCGGCTACGGATGCGGTTGCACTACCAATCGCCACAAAGGCAATACCCGGATAGTTGACTGCCAGGGTGTTCAAATCCAGGTCCTGACCAACACCGACGACCACTTTAACCTCCGGTGTCAGCATCTCGGGTTCCAAGCCCTCAAGCTTTGCAAATTGCATGGATGCTTCTTCTGCCAATTTTTCCAGCATATCCTCGCTTTGGGAGACCATAAAAGGATCAACTTCAGTCCCCGTGATCAGTAAGACTGTTGGCAAAGCCTCAGGGATGGGCGAGGGCGTCGTGACTTCCAAAACAGGGGAGACGGGCGTGTCGACCAGGGGCTCTTCTGTGGGCTGATCAACGATTGGTACAGCGGGCGCACAGCCAGCCACACTCAGCATTAAACCAACGCAAAAGATCAAAAATAAATTTTGAAAAGCAAATTTTAACTTTATCATTACCTTAATTTTACCGCAGCAAACATTAAAATTCACACAAAGATTAATGCAATGGTCGATCATCTTTAATTACAGGCTGGTGTATTATAATTAATCAATAAACGCAAAGATGCGCAATCGGTTCAACAACGCCAAAGGGTGAATGTCTATGAGCTTACCCAGCAGTGAATCCCTTCCGAACGATATCAACGATTTACCCCCGGCACGACAACGCCACATCCGCCGCCAACCCCGATCCGTTTCGCTGGCGGAACAGCAAATCCTGCTCGATTCCCTCATCAAACTCACCACACCCACACCCGCATTTTTTATTCGGGCATTGCTGGGCGCGGTTACGCTTGGATGTGCGTTCTACCTTCAAAACCTGGCGCTGTTGGTCGTCGCTATCGTGGTCTTTCCGTTTCAGACGCCATTGTTTGGGTTGGCACTCTATCCGCTGACTCTCAACGCCAAACACGCAGTCAAGGCGCTGGTCAGTACGCTGCTGTTGATTCTGCTCTCCTTTGCCGCAGGCATCCTGGCAGGTTTATTCCAGCCATTTAAATATCCCGACGCCTTAGGACTCTTTCGCTTTACCTCTCCCTACTGGCTTGATATAGCGCTCGTCGCCATAAGCGCGTTTTTTAGCGCACTGACTTTAATCAGGAAAGGAAAAATCCCTGAGGGATTAGGCGTCCTGCTTTCCTATATGGTAGTGGTGCCCTTTGCTGTGATCGGTTTTGGATTGACCTACTGGTCAGGAGCACTTTTTGTTAGCCTGGAGCATTTGGGGCTGGCATTCCTGTTTGCAGTTTTTGCCTTCATTGTTTTTGGTTTTCCTCCGAAGAAACCGCTGGGCTGGCTTGTGGTGATCACCGTCCTGGCCATCACCCTGGCCGTAAGCAGCGTGGGCTTGAATTTCTCTGTGAATCAGGTCCCCGTCGCGCCGACCGGGCTGCCAAATGCCACCTACAGGGTGATAGCGTCTATCAGCCCCGCTGCGCCGACCAAACCTGTCCCAACAAATACCATGACGCCAACCGATATTCCACCCACAGCGACCCTCGCACCGACCCTGGCGCCCACCGGCTTGCCAACAGCAACATCTGAACCCACAACGCAATGGGGTGTGGTTAAATCGGAGACAGGCGCCGTCATCCGTAAAGAACCCAACTTCAACGCAGAAGTTATTGGCTATGCGAATAACGCCGACCGAATTGAAATTCTGGGGGAGTTTACTGCCCTGAACGGCTCACTCTGGTTTGAAGTCCGAACGGCACCAGAGCAGACAGGCTGGTTGTTGGGTTCGCTTTTGCAGACTCAAACCCCGGTTCCAACACCTGCAAATTAAAGTTCTCCTATTAAAACCTGTGGAAAGCGGCTGTCAGCCTGTAATTGCATCGTCGACGATGATCAGGTTTTGCTGCGGAACCGTGATTTTCTGCCCATCATTGAGCATCACAACTGCCGCTGGCTGTCTCACGCCACTCTCAAAATCAGTGTCGCCCTCAGGCAAATCCAAAACTTCGCCTACCTTGCCCCAGGATCCTTCAGCAAACACCCGCACGATTAACCCCACCTTCAATTCCTGCTGCACACTGAATCCGCCCTCAAAGCCCTCATCACTCAAGTGAATAACCGCCTCAGGGCGCATTCCGGTCAATGGGTCAAACTCACTCGCATTCAGACTGACGGATTTTTCAGCATACGGTGTCAACCCGTCTAACAGGCTCTCGTCAGGCTGGCGGCTACCAAAGCCCTGCACTACAAGAATGGGGGTTTGCATCGCCGTAGCAATTGATACCAACTCGGGTGCCATTGATCCCAGCATTAATCCCCCTGAACTGCGTTTGCCGTACCAGTTGAGCGCGTCCGGGTCAACACAGGACCCTGCCCCGATCATCAAGCCCTCCCCTCTTTCAGCCAGCATGCCTGGCGTCAAGGGTTGGGTCCACGCTTCCTCGACGATCTTTAATTCCCCCAATCCAATCGCACCATTGCCCCATACGCCTTGCAGCAAGAAGCCAGCGGCAGATATCATCGCGCCATATTCTGGAAACACAGTCTGAACCACACCCATCATCCCTGCCCTGACCTGGATCGTCCTGTACCCGACCTCAAATACCGCCTTGCCCTGGTGAAGCCCAATAAAGCGTCCATCTGCTGGAGCGCGTACCAGGCGTGAAAGCGTGCCGGTGATTTTTGCGATGACATCACCCTCATGAAGTTGTTCACCGGGCTCGCGCACCAAGTATTCCTTTACATCCTGAACGTCTACCCCCAAACTTTGGGCAATTTCTACCATGAGGATCTCGACGGGCATGCTGGCTTGCGCAATCACATCTTCGGGCAAAACCTGCTGGCCCTCATAGACCAGCACTTCCCCCGGGTATTTCAGCCTACGTACGCGTTGAATCTCCTTGATGGTTCCTGCCCTGGACACCGGTAAAAACATCCTTAATCTCCCAACTTATCCATGATCATCCTGCAACATGCGCTGCCAGCGATTCAGCAATTCAATTCGTGATTCGGGTTGCTTTGGCAGTTGCAAGGGGCGGCCGCGCGCATCGATCACAACTCCCAGCTTGCCACCGACCACCTTTAGCCGTCCTCCCCGCCCCCGACCACCAAACCCGATGTCCACGCGGCGATGAGGGTTTAATTCGAGCACAGCTGGCTCACCCTGGGGAACCTTCAGGCATGCTAACCGGCCGTGTTGCACCTCCTGACCGAAACTTGCGCCGGATGCGGTTTTTACATCAACTGACAGAGCTGTTTTTCCCCGGGGCAGTTCTCCTACCGTCGAAATGACTGTTCCCAAATTTTCAAATGCCGGGGAAGACAATAAATGTACCGGTACAAGGGGTTCGACTTCTCCAAACTTGGCTAAAAGCGGAAGAAGATGGTGTCGATCAAGCACCATGGTGGTAATTTGGCGCGGCTGGAGCCCGTCCAACAAGGTCAACATCACAAGGGCAGGGTCTGGTGCACCGGTAAGCACAGCGCCGCTGGCAATGATAGGCTCAAAATACCCGTCCAAACCGTGTTCTGGATGATATTCCAGCCAATCATGGTTCCTTGCCAGGCTAATTAATCCCTGCTGCAGCCGATAACGGGCAAAGGACAGGGAGAGGCTGAGCATTTTCTGGGTGTCAGGAATCCACCTGGGCACCATTGCGTAATTGCATAAAAACTGGTCAGCTTCGTCAAAGGTCACCGATGTGGCTGACCAATCACAAATCGCCTGTGCAGTCGCCTGCTGATCCCGCTGGGCCAGGTCAGGAAATTTTTCCAACATCACAGCCCCGCTGATACCATTTTGGCTTGCTGCAAGCGTGGTGTACACGCCGCCCAGGTCAACCGCCAGAAAACCCCTTGAGGTGACCTTTTCTGAATCATCCGCTCTTACCTGGCTGAGCCAGCGGATCATCCGCTCTGCCCCGAGCCCTGTGAGCCCAAACAAATTCTCCGTGAGCGCAAACAAAGCCTCAGACCCGTGTAAATCTGTCTTGCACGAACGCAGGATCTCACGTTCCAGGTAATTTTGAGCAAGCGTAAGGTCGTACTTGCCAAAGGTCGGCTGAAGATTGGGCACAATCCGCAACCTGGCAACCCGCTCCAAACGTTGTTTTGCTGCGGCTTCCATGGCAGCATTCCCGGCATAAAGGATCAGCGGTTTGGCGGCTTGGGGCAATATACCGCAGATGGTGCGCACGATTTCAAGGGTTCGGCGCATCATCTCTGTTGCGCCGTGATCCTCGCCACCGGTAACAATCAATATCTCCGGCAATGCAGCCAGCAACCTCTCAATGGCGCGTTGCTCATCCATTTGCATTGCAGCATCTAAATGGGCAACGGCACATATGGGCAGCGAATCAACTAAAGCTCTGGCGGCTTTGAGAGAACCCTGATCGGAAAGTCCCACCAGGGCTACCCTGATCCGCCTTCCAGCAGATAGGGTCATCCCAACCCGGTCTAACCCACGCCCGATGCGGTCAACCGGCATTAATAAACCGCCACCTTCATTTAGAAACAGGTGATAGGTTTTCCTCTGCAAGGCTTGCACAGCCCGGTCAACGCCGCTGCCAATGTGCAGGTCTTGTCCAAGGGAGGTCAACGAACGAGCGCTTGCGAGTAAGCGATATTTTCCATCAGAAATCCCAACCAGGCAGGCGCGTGAATTCACCCCACCCACATCCAGCCCTAAAAGCGCATAAGGGTGTCTGGTCGGCCCGCTCATCACCCACCCCCAACCCAACGTGCAATCCAGCCCCCAAGAAATGCAATGCGGTCAATCATCGCCAGCAAGGCAGATGAAAAAATACCCGCAAATACGGCGCCGAGGGCAAGCCCAATAAATACCTCACCGATGTGCGCCAGCGCCTGTAGAAGGCGCGGTCGTGAATGATCTGAAGAATCAGTCTTGCGTTTAAATCGGCTTCCAAAGTGAAAATAGCTTAATGTGCCAATCACGCCAATCAGCATCACGACTGCATCCACGGTATGCATCCATGGACTGCGAGATTCTATGCGCCAGGCAGCAGGTCGAAAATCAATCACCACCGCCCGCATTTGTGGGATCATCGTTCCAAAAACAGAGCCACCAATAACCAGCGCAGCAGTCAACCCGGCTAAAAACGCCAGTGGAATACGGCCAAGCGCACGCAACTGGGAAATTTGACTCAAGATCAACATAAGAGATAATAACAGCGGAATCAGCACCCACAACCGCTGATAGGTTGTCCCCCCCAACAGGGGTTGGAGTAAATACGGCCACAGGATCTGCCGGGCGATGAGAACCGTCAGAAATCCGGCGGTTACACCCACGAAAAGGTATGCTGCCAGCCGAAAAAAGAAATTGTCGCCGATGAAATAGCTTAAAATCATCACCGTCAGCAGGAAGCCAACCACGCCCCAGACCAGTTCAGGCATGTTCATCGCTCACCCCCCTCATCTCCCAACGACCCCCGAGAACTGGGAAAACTCATCCCAATCACTAACATAAGGATCATCAAAACAATACCCACCCTGTAAGCAAACCAATGGATCGAAGAGACGGAGTTTTGCCCTTCCAGGTTGACAGCATCTGCAATACCGCTGATCATGCCTGCTACCTGTCCCGATTCCCAGTAGGGCTGCAACAACGGCCCTGCCTGGGCGCTGAGGATTAAAAGAATCGGTACATCGGGTTTCAGGCTCTTGATTTGCTCAATCCAGGCCATCACACCCTCATAATCATCCCCTAGAATCAAAATTGCATCAAAGGGCTTAACGGGCAGGGTCAGCGCGAACTCCGGTTCGTTTTCGCCCGGTAAGGTCTGGCGCGCAAGCCCATAAGCGCCAAAAGACCCTACCGGATAGTACCCCAGATCCGTCACAACCCGTTGATCAACCAGAGTCGCTTCCTCAACCAGGAGATCAAAAAGTAAACGCCCGGCAGGTGCTGATGAGAGCGTCGATACCTCAGCGCCTGCCTCGAAAATTCCTCTGAGGATTGGCGTGGCGATCAACGTCATTTCGCCTGAAAATGCTGCTGAATAATCCATCACCAGCAATACTTTCGAATTTTCCTGTAATCCGCCCACCCATTCCACCATATCTCTCATGTGGGGGGCTGCTACTCCGGAGACCCTTTCCCCGGGGCGTCCCATAAAAAGGACCAGGCTCAAGATCGTGATCAACAAAAACCCGATTCCCAGGCGTAACCCGCGGTTAAGCGCCGGCCTGTCCGAGGTGTGCGCAGGGCGTTTCTCCTTGTCGGAGCGCATCGTCGCGGCGAGCTGATCTGCTCTTGCCTGCTCTTCGCGGCTGATGGACAGTGCCATTGCTTCGAGCTGGGTGCCTTTGATGTCGTCAAGGATAATTTCTCGGGTAGCCTGCTCAGAACCCTTCGATATAGCCGTCTCCTTTGTGTCTTCGGCACGACCTGCTTCATCAACAGGAGCCTCTTCCACAAGCTCTTCCATTGTTTGTTCGCCGTTTTCCAACGCAACCAGCCAGTGCAGCAGGCTATCGCCTTCCCTTTCTGAAAGGATCTCCTTTGCATCCTCAGCTTCAGCCGGGCGATGCTTCTTTCGGATGCGCCGGAGCCAATTTTCGTGCATAGAGCCAGAAGTGCCGACCTCCTCCGAATCCTCGATCTCATCAGGGACTTGATCGGGCGGTTTTTTTTCAACCTCACCCTGAATTTTCTGCAAAACCGATCGCAACTGCAGCTCCTGATCCTCTTTTTGTGCCGTTTCAAGGCTTGCCCGAGCTGCGTTGATCTTCTGGGTGATCTCGCCAATCGAATCTGGTTCAGTTTGTGCACGTTGCCGAATGCGATACAACCACTCCGGCACTTGCGGCTCATCATCAGGTTGTTCTGCATCTTCCAAAATTTCATCATGATCAGGTGATGGGGGAAACTCCCCGTCAGCCCCGTCAAAAAGTTGGTCCTGGTCTTCATCCTGCTTGAGGGAATGCAGTAAATCGGTGAGGTGCTCCTCATCCCCTGCTAAATCGGGCTGATCATCTCGGGGCAAATCGACAGGGACGACGCCCTCCAGGGATGCTTCACACAGCAAGCATTTTTCTGTACCAAGTGGGTTTTCTGCACCACATTCAGAACAAATCAACACAAGCATTACGGCCCATCCTCATAAGGGCGATCCATACCCAGTAAAACCCGCAACCCAACAATCAATCCACCCAATGCAATTCCGATCAGTATGCCTCTCAGACCTGCCAGTGGAAGTCGGCGGACAAATTCAAGCCATTCAGCGCCCGCTGTACCGTTCGCAGGGTTCAGGTAATGCAAATTTAGGATCAGAGAGATCAGAGCACTGATTAAAAACGATGCCGACATGAGCGTCCAGCCCCGGGTGCGAATAATCCGTAAGCTGGCGAATAGCATGGTCACCGTCAGGATAGCCAACAGGCTGGTCTCTACCGGGATCTGGATGTTGAGCACCCAGTTACGGAAAAAGGCGCTCTCCGAAGGTAAGAAAAACCCGATGCCGACGGTGACCAAAAAAGCCACCAGGACGATCAGACTTAACAAGCTGCCCTTTTGCCAGTGTGCAACCCGAACAAGATGCATTTTGAGTAAATACCCGATCCCGATCACGCCAGCCAACCCTATCAGCAAAATCCCCCACTCGATCAGCAACCCTGTGAGATTTGCCAGTTGCGCCTGGAAAAAATATCCCGCCAAAACGGTCAGCCCAGTCAGGCTGGCGACCAAAATTGCAATAATTCGCTTCATAAAACACCCGCCAGCGTCAATCCTGCTGCAACCACCAGCAGTGTAATCAGTAAAACACGAAGGATGTCCTCGCTGATCCAGGCTGCCTGAAGAGAAGGCGACCGATCCATCAAACCGGGCAAAAGAAATATTTCCTCGCCAATTAATAGATCACGCGTGGTTAAAAACAGGGCTGCCTGGGCGCTGATGGATCCGGCTGCAGCAAAGGGATGCCCCCCTTTTATCTGCGCAGCTTCCAGGATCAAAGCTCCCATCGGGCCATAGTGCCCGAATAATCCCACAGAACCCGGGGAATGCAGTCCCATCTCCCCTAAAAAGCCCGCCAGGAAGGCATACGGTGTGGGTCCGGTTAAGATCAAATTCAACGCCGATGAATAGCCGCCCTGGTAGGTGCCGCAAAGAATTTGGCGTGCAAATAAGGCGAGCTCCCCGGTGCCGGCGGCAAAGACCTGTGTTTCCTGGGCGCCCAGGTCTGTCTCCGCAAGGCTGGCGCTCACAGAAAGAGCATGCAATCCCAATGCCGGGTAAGACCGCGACCAGAACCGGTCCCCTAATGCAACCTGGCTTTGTTTGCCCCCTTCGAGGGAGCGCACACGCTGCTTAACAAAGGCGTTAACCGCCGGGTTAACCCGCACTGCGTATCTGCCACGCCGTGAAAATAGAAGACTGAAAAATAACAGCAAAACGACAGCCAGGCCGATGATGACCCACCCGATCTCAGTCCAGGTCATGCCCCGGTCTCCTGTAAAAAGGTTTTGAACTGGTTAATTTCATCAGGGTCTCCCAACAAGTTCAACAGCTTCGCATAAGTAAGGCCAAAAGGTGTGGCTTTTAACAACGGAAAACCCAGAAACATACTTTGGGCAATCAAAGGCAACAGGGGCTGAAAGAAATCCAATAATTCGCAGGCTGGCGATATCCATCCCCTTTTTGCAAGAAAACGCTTCCATGTGAGCCAGTCAGTATTCTGCATAACAAAAGTATAACATAAGGGCGCGAAAAATTAATCCCATAAACTCTTCATTTTCATTTGATGAAGACGCAGCGACGACCTGGTGATCTCCAATTGAATCCAGCTTCAAGTATAATGGGTTTGATGGAACAAAAATTAAAGGTTATGACGATATTTGGCACCCGCCCGGAAGCTGTTAAAATGGCGCCGGTGATTAAAGCCCTGCGGGAACATCCAGATCACATTGATATCACGGTGTGCGTCACTGCCCAGCACCGCGAAATGCTCGACCAGGTCCTGCAGGCATTTGACATCATCCCGGATATCGACCTGGATTTGATGGATCACGACCAGACACTTCCCGAGTTGACCGCTCGCATCTTCACCCATCTGGACCCTGTGCTGCTTCAAATCCGTCCCGATTGGCTGCTGGTCCAGGGGGATACCACGACGGTCATGGCAGCAGCGATTCTCGGGTATTATCGCCAGATCCGGGTGGGTCACATTGAAGCCGGGCTGCGAACCCACGATAAATGGCAGCCCTTCCCCGAAGAGATGAACCGCCGCATCGCTGGTGTGGTGGCAGACCTGCACTTTGCCCCAACAGAAAACAATCGCCAGAACCTCCTGCGAGAGGGCATCCCGGATGAGATCATCAAAATCACCGGCAACCCGGTCATTGACGCCCTGAAGATCATCAGCCAGCAACCAGCCCCTCCG from Brevefilum fermentans encodes:
- a CDS encoding sensor histidine kinase → MSLRLRLTLVYSGMLSGFIGLLSILIYAFVSMLFVNFIDDYLEDNANLIISHLQADSTGNLIVGSDLLLLSDDVFFQIWSADLQLIARSENAAQLTHALDPVSLGEQVVQFNEVEIDGEYFRILSVPLKVDNQPSGCLQAGLELGEIRFTLKLIKIAFLVSAIFAICVSIVLGWIVIGHALSPLAIMADITNRITSTNDLSQRIPLSTGSGDEINALALNFNQTFVRLERLFDSQRRFLADVSHDLRTPLTVIKGNVGLMRIMKTFDEDSLNTIEKEVDRLSRLVGDLLLMAQAEAGKLPLTIVEVDVGEILLEVFEEMNVISGGKHALHLGDFDQARVYGDRDRLKQAFLNLGANAINYTPEGKRIELRLIQHEDWVECVVRDEGQGIPKEELGLLFERFSRGEKSRTRYENRSGFGLGLPIAYWIVRNHKGRIDVETQEGVGTVFTVWLPKTQDEESHPPLRGVSPGVNYPS
- a CDS encoding response regulator transcription factor, translating into MDERILIIEDDEEILRVLNRVLTYEGYLVDTALTGKAGLLLASEQRPDLVILDLMLPNIDGLEVGRRLQKLGNQPILILTAKDSLEDQVKGLDSGADDYMVKPFEMDELLARIRALLRRTAADRIKILEFEDLVLDSGTHRAKRGDREIVLTAKEFDLLDLFMRHPRMVMSREVIFDKVWDYDFGGESNVLDVYIRYLRQKLEAGGEPRLIYTVRGVGYVMREPEVQP
- a CDS encoding sugar transferase; its protein translation is MTCVLLPRGIPVIKRVLDIIISFPALIVLSPLFLIISMIVVIQYGPPIVFKQNRPGYQGQIFTIYKFRTMHNRADEHGNPLPDAQRLTKFGRFLRATSLDELPELINVLKGEMSIVGPRPLLVEYLDRYSPHQFRRHEVLPGITGWAQVHGRNVITWQEKFDLDVWYVDHWSIWLDLKTILLTVVKVLRREGISQPGQATAEPFFGNPPETGEPSSSEHQPKA
- a CDS encoding type 1 periplasmic-binding domain-containing protein; protein product: MIKLKFAFQNLFLIFCVGLMLSVAGCAPAVPIVDQPTEEPLVDTPVSPVLEVTTPSPIPEALPTVLLITGTEVDPFMVSQSEDMLEKLAEEASMQFAKLEGLEPEMLTPEVKVVVGVGQDLDLNTLAVNYPGIAFVAIGSATASVADNVSVIGNPAVETRQKAFMAGYLSAITSSDNKIAALIAEENPARDLLAESYEVGARFFCGICHQVFPPYGTFPQWEAVSTSTLANDFRAIIDQYSNIAVEIMYVDGDLASPELFAYLEEVGIKVVSDRSPDLPRSNWIGTIAVDPAPALEAIWPDLIAAGAGKQVPALIVLTDRHSGLLSAGRYRLFEAMTTDLQSGMVSIEITP
- a CDS encoding SH3 domain-containing protein, whose translation is MSLPSSESLPNDINDLPPARQRHIRRQPRSVSLAEQQILLDSLIKLTTPTPAFFIRALLGAVTLGCAFYLQNLALLVVAIVVFPFQTPLFGLALYPLTLNAKHAVKALVSTLLLILLSFAAGILAGLFQPFKYPDALGLFRFTSPYWLDIALVAISAFFSALTLIRKGKIPEGLGVLLSYMVVVPFAVIGFGLTYWSGALFVSLEHLGLAFLFAVFAFIVFGFPPKKPLGWLVVITVLAITLAVSSVGLNFSVNQVPVAPTGLPNATYRVIASISPAAPTKPVPTNTMTPTDIPPTATLAPTLAPTGLPTATSEPTTQWGVVKSETGAVIRKEPNFNAEVIGYANNADRIEILGEFTALNGSLWFEVRTAPEQTGWLLGSLLQTQTPVPTPAN